A section of the Metabacillus endolithicus genome encodes:
- the ltrA gene encoding group II intron reverse transcriptase/maturase — protein sequence MAQKLDYPKSESELKVIQDKLYQLSSESKKNPIGFKGLLEIMSCETTIMTAIHNIKSNKGSNTPGVDGKTIEYFLQKDYQEVIDELQSNFRNYTPDLVRRKNIEKESGGTRPLGIPTIKDRIIQECMRIVIEPIAEGKFFDHSYGFRPMRDQKHALARVQSIIYSTDCHYAVEGDIKGFFDNVNHTVLLKQLYHIGIRDRRVLMIIKSMLKAKIMEDEFIFDNDKGTPQGGILSPLLANIYLNKFDRWITREWEANKQHEGKSTSNSAYRTMKKHKMKPMHLIRYADDWIILTNSKRNAEIIKHRAGEFLKNQLKIELSMEKTKITNVKQSRITFLGFDIKIAKVVNTDKGRKAIQKITPNKERVEKKLQELKKDAFKLRMCDTQEVLAERVLKFNAKVRGIVNYYDAADSVQRTFKKHYWRLNKVIYHSIKKYNERLIPAKETHNLISVHSDYSTKIPFIEIDDVRIGVTSLAFVTFKPPAVKNPLETPFTEKGRKLNIDRKNKRPLKVRADNFVKPETIAKAVKQNRKMYNYEFFMNRGLMRTTVIGENAEFVPNQSIRQTSTTSNRTS from the coding sequence TTGGCACAAAAACTTGACTATCCGAAAAGTGAATCAGAACTCAAGGTAATTCAGGATAAACTGTATCAACTGTCGAGTGAATCAAAGAAAAATCCTATTGGGTTCAAAGGACTATTAGAAATAATGTCCTGTGAAACTACAATAATGACTGCCATCCATAACATCAAATCAAATAAAGGAAGTAATACTCCTGGTGTGGATGGGAAAACAATCGAATATTTTCTCCAAAAAGATTATCAAGAAGTGATTGATGAACTCCAAAGCAATTTCAGGAACTACACACCTGACCTTGTACGGAGGAAAAACATTGAAAAAGAATCTGGTGGAACAAGACCTCTTGGTATCCCGACAATTAAAGACAGGATAATTCAAGAATGTATGAGAATAGTTATTGAACCAATTGCAGAAGGTAAATTCTTTGACCACTCATATGGATTCAGACCCATGAGAGACCAAAAGCACGCCCTCGCAAGAGTTCAATCAATTATATACAGCACCGACTGTCACTACGCAGTTGAAGGTGACATTAAAGGATTCTTTGACAACGTTAATCATACAGTTCTGTTAAAACAACTCTATCACATTGGAATCAGAGATAGAAGAGTATTAATGATAATCAAATCCATGCTTAAGGCAAAAATAATGGAAGATGAATTTATTTTTGACAACGACAAAGGGACCCCGCAAGGAGGAATTCTTTCTCCTCTTCTAGCGAACATCTACCTTAACAAATTCGATAGGTGGATAACTAGGGAATGGGAAGCCAACAAACAACATGAGGGTAAATCAACTAGCAATAGTGCTTATCGAACGATGAAAAAGCACAAGATGAAACCTATGCATTTAATTAGATATGCAGACGATTGGATAATACTTACTAACTCCAAGAGAAACGCAGAAATAATTAAACATAGAGCTGGCGAATTCCTGAAGAATCAGTTAAAAATAGAATTATCTATGGAGAAAACAAAAATTACGAACGTCAAACAGTCAAGGATAACTTTTCTAGGATTCGATATTAAAATCGCAAAAGTGGTTAACACCGATAAAGGAAGAAAGGCTATACAAAAGATAACTCCAAACAAAGAAAGAGTCGAAAAGAAACTTCAAGAATTGAAGAAAGATGCCTTCAAGCTGAGAATGTGCGATACGCAAGAGGTATTAGCTGAAAGAGTTCTAAAATTTAACGCAAAAGTCAGGGGAATAGTTAATTACTACGATGCGGCAGATAGCGTTCAAAGGACTTTCAAAAAACATTATTGGCGATTAAATAAAGTTATCTATCATTCAATTAAGAAGTACAATGAGAGACTGATTCCTGCCAAGGAAACTCATAATCTCATATCTGTTCACTCTGATTATTCTACAAAGATACCATTCATTGAAATTGATGATGTTAGAATAGGAGTCACATCTTTGGCATTTGTAACCTTTAAACCTCCAGCGGTTAAAAATCCGTTGGAAACGCCTTTTACGGAAAAAGGAAGAAAGTTAAATATAGATAGGAAAAATAAAAGACCACTTAAGGTCAGAGCGGATAACTTTGTTAAACCTGAAACTATCGCAAAGGCTGTTAAACAAAACAGAAAAATGTACAACTATGAGTTCTTTATGAACAGGGGGCTTATGCGTACAACCGTGATAGGGGAAAATGCAGAGTTTGTTCCGAACCAGTCTATACGGCAAACTTCCACCACATCAAACCGTACCTCCTAA
- a CDS encoding AAA family ATPase, with protein sequence MKKTDRKRLIANLFKARFPFLYLSTWEEDRALSLIHSIASDRELIKTQRKVITWKVTKGFSGEEETQKADTKSALKALEYIENYSEPAIFVLQDFHIYFGDEGRLPDYQIIRKLRDICSSLKQSPNPKNVVFLSPVLRLPLDLEKDITIVDFDLPTFKEIKQSLDEMIEVNKTSGRIEINLNDDEKEKLVKAALGLTLSEAENAFARAMVEDGKLSIDDVDVILEEKEQIIKKTGILEFVNSNLDMKDVGGLENLKRWLRKRNKSWMESAQLYGLPSPKGVLITGVPGCGKSLISKSISEMWQLPLLRLDIGKIYSGIVGSSEENMRKAIKTAEATAPCILWIDEV encoded by the coding sequence GTGAAAAAAACGGATAGAAAGAGATTAATAGCCAATTTATTCAAAGCGCGTTTTCCTTTTCTGTATTTATCAACATGGGAAGAGGACAGGGCGCTTTCGTTAATTCATTCAATTGCTTCTGATCGGGAATTGATTAAAACGCAGAGAAAAGTCATTACGTGGAAAGTAACAAAAGGATTTTCTGGGGAGGAAGAAACGCAAAAAGCAGATACTAAATCTGCCCTAAAGGCATTGGAATATATCGAGAATTATTCAGAACCAGCTATATTTGTTTTACAAGATTTTCATATTTATTTTGGAGACGAAGGACGTCTTCCTGATTATCAAATTATCCGTAAGTTAAGAGATATATGCTCGAGCTTGAAACAAAGTCCTAATCCCAAAAACGTTGTGTTTCTTTCTCCTGTATTGAGGTTGCCACTTGATCTTGAAAAAGATATTACAATTGTTGACTTTGACTTACCTACTTTTAAAGAAATTAAGCAAAGTCTGGATGAAATGATTGAAGTGAATAAAACGAGTGGACGTATTGAAATTAATTTAAATGATGACGAAAAAGAAAAATTGGTAAAAGCAGCACTCGGACTTACATTATCTGAGGCTGAAAATGCTTTTGCTAGAGCGATGGTAGAAGATGGAAAACTTTCAATTGACGATGTAGATGTTATTTTGGAAGAAAAAGAGCAGATAATTAAAAAAACGGGGATCCTTGAATTTGTTAATAGCAATTTAGACATGAAAGACGTTGGAGGACTTGAAAATTTAAAGCGTTGGCTTCGAAAAAGAAATAAATCTTGGATGGAGTCTGCACAACTTTATGGCTTGCCTTCTCCAAAAGGTGTGTTGATTACAGGTGTACCTGGATGTGGAAAAAGTTTAATCAGTAAATCCATTAGTGAAATGTGGCAGCTTCCACTGTTAAGGCTAGATATCGGAAAAATATATAGCGGCATAGTTGGTAGTAGTGAAGAGAATATGAGAAAAGCTATAAAAACTGCTGAAGCAACTGCTCCTTGTATTTTGTGGATTGATGAGGTGTGA
- a CDS encoding SAM-dependent methyltransferase: protein MSKVEQSTKLDLDRIIFIGRTFEEYLDMFSLSEEKLKGKKILDCPAGACSFTAVGNKAGINVTACDIAYDHSFDDLQNKGLQDVEHAMENIQKAKNKFQWNYFKTIEQLRNHRIRALQDCALDMSKSRERYIPATLPTLPFDTEQFDMTLSAHFLFMYGDRLEYQFHIETLNELLRVTKEEIRVFPLVDLEGKRYEHLEKIKEYLANNGCSVEEVSVSYEFMTNANAMLIIKKG from the coding sequence TTGAGTAAAGTTGAGCAGAGTACAAAATTAGATTTAGACCGTATTATTTTTATTGGAAGAACTTTTGAAGAGTATTTGGATATGTTTTCTCTTTCAGAAGAAAAGCTTAAAGGAAAGAAAATACTCGATTGTCCAGCAGGAGCTTGTTCATTTACTGCAGTAGGTAACAAAGCTGGTATAAACGTAACTGCCTGTGATATTGCTTATGATCATTCCTTTGACGACCTTCAAAATAAAGGCCTACAAGATGTTGAACATGCAATGGAAAATATCCAAAAAGCCAAGAATAAGTTTCAATGGAATTATTTTAAGACAATAGAACAGCTTAGAAACCATCGTATAAGAGCTCTACAAGATTGTGCTCTCGATATGAGTAAATCGAGGGAAAGATATATTCCTGCTACTTTACCTACGTTGCCATTTGATACTGAACAATTTGATATGACTCTTTCTGCTCATTTCCTATTTATGTATGGAGATCGTTTAGAGTATCAATTTCACATTGAAACACTAAATGAGTTACTAAGGGTAACAAAAGAGGAGATTCGCGTTTTCCCTTTAGTTGACTTAGAAGGGAAAAGGTATGAGCATTTAGAAAAGATCAAAGAGTATTTAGCCAACAATGGTTGTAGTGTTGAAGAAGTGAGTGTTTCATATGAATTTATGACAAATGCGAATGCGATGTTAATAATAAAAAAGGGTTAA
- a CDS encoding biotin transporter BioY, with amino-acid sequence MKKSSTVSLVTVSLFASLSSIGAFIKIPLPYVPFTLQVLFVFLAGSLLGSKKGFQSQLIYVAIGLAGLPVFTQGGGIGYVLQPTFGYLIGFMAGAYVVGAIIERVSNPKISHFIIANFAGLAVVYFFGVIYLYIALNTWMGVESSFAHAVMIGFVYSIAGDLVISIIAGFLAVRLYKAFQSMGNRKYPIQKESSM; translated from the coding sequence ATGAAAAAGAGCTCAACTGTATCATTAGTAACCGTGTCTTTATTTGCTTCACTTTCATCGATTGGTGCTTTTATTAAGATACCATTGCCGTATGTTCCGTTCACCCTTCAAGTGTTATTTGTTTTTTTAGCTGGTAGTTTGCTTGGCAGTAAAAAAGGTTTTCAGAGTCAGTTAATTTATGTAGCGATTGGCTTAGCAGGATTACCTGTTTTTACTCAAGGGGGAGGAATTGGGTATGTATTACAACCCACATTTGGCTATTTAATAGGATTTATGGCGGGTGCTTATGTTGTTGGAGCGATTATAGAGCGAGTGTCGAACCCTAAAATCTCTCATTTTATTATTGCAAATTTTGCTGGCTTAGCCGTTGTTTATTTTTTCGGTGTTATTTATTTATATATAGCCTTAAATACGTGGATGGGTGTTGAAAGCAGCTTCGCACATGCTGTAATGATTGGTTTTGTCTATAGCATAGCTGGCGATCTTGTTATCTCAATTATTGCAGGATTTCTTGCGGTTCGATTATATAAAGCCTTTCAATCGATGGGTAACCGAAAATATCCGATTCAAAAGGAAAGTTCGATGTGA
- the bioA gene encoding adenosylmethionine--8-amino-7-oxononanoate transaminase, with the protein MNLSNLQKRDLNHVWHPCSQMKDYEEFPPIVIKKGEGIYLYDENGKKYMDAVSSWWVNLFGHSNQRISQALSQQAFNLEHVIFANFTHEPAILLAEKLVAYTPKGLNKVFFADNGSSAIEVALKMSFQYHMQKNKPNKKRFLSLTDAYHGETLGALSVGGVGLYNEVFQPLLLNTVRAQGPDCYRCPFNQTPNHCDTPCISFVEEQLEKHAEEITAIIIEPLIQAAAGMKMYPPSYLKRLKELCLQYDVHLIADEVAVGFGRTGTLFACEQAGITPDFMCLSKGLTGGYLPLSVVMTTDNVYEAFYDDYASMKAFLHSHSYTGNPLACSVALEVLNIFEEENIIKENHVKSTYMREKASQEFSDLPYVGEYRQIGMVGAIELVRDKETKEPFPSKERVGYQIYRIALEKGLLLRPLGNVLYFMPPYVIKTEEIDKMIQLASDSIQEYFKNSSVMMRCF; encoded by the coding sequence ATGAATCTTTCAAACTTACAAAAACGAGATTTAAATCATGTTTGGCACCCATGCTCACAAATGAAAGACTATGAAGAGTTTCCTCCGATTGTGATTAAAAAAGGGGAGGGAATTTATTTATATGATGAAAATGGAAAAAAGTATATGGATGCAGTTTCATCATGGTGGGTAAATTTATTCGGGCATTCTAATCAAAGAATTAGTCAGGCTTTATCGCAGCAGGCTTTTAACCTTGAACATGTTATTTTTGCAAACTTTACGCATGAACCTGCTATTTTACTTGCTGAAAAATTAGTGGCATACACACCAAAAGGCTTGAACAAAGTCTTTTTCGCTGATAACGGTTCATCAGCAATTGAAGTAGCATTAAAAATGAGTTTTCAGTATCATATGCAAAAAAATAAACCAAATAAAAAACGATTCCTTTCCTTAACAGATGCCTATCATGGAGAAACACTTGGAGCACTTTCGGTAGGCGGGGTGGGCTTGTATAATGAAGTCTTTCAACCTCTTTTACTCAACACAGTCAGAGCACAAGGACCGGATTGTTATCGATGTCCATTTAATCAAACACCAAACCATTGTGACACGCCATGTATCTCGTTTGTTGAAGAGCAGCTAGAGAAACATGCTGAAGAAATTACAGCGATTATTATTGAGCCTTTAATTCAAGCAGCTGCAGGAATGAAAATGTATCCACCTTCTTATTTAAAAAGATTAAAAGAGCTATGTTTACAATATGATGTTCATTTAATTGCTGATGAAGTAGCAGTTGGATTTGGTCGAACTGGAACTTTGTTTGCTTGTGAACAAGCTGGTATTACACCTGATTTCATGTGTTTATCAAAGGGTTTAACTGGTGGATATTTACCATTATCTGTTGTTATGACCACAGATAATGTGTACGAGGCTTTTTATGATGATTACGCAAGTATGAAAGCATTTTTACATTCTCACAGCTATACCGGAAATCCATTAGCCTGCAGTGTAGCCCTTGAAGTTTTAAACATCTTTGAAGAAGAAAATATCATTAAGGAAAACCATGTAAAGAGTACCTATATGCGGGAAAAAGCATCTCAAGAGTTTTCAGATTTACCGTATGTTGGTGAATATAGACAAATTGGTATGGTTGGTGCTATTGAGTTAGTCAGAGATAAGGAGACAAAAGAGCCTTTTCCAAGCAAAGAACGAGTAGGGTATCAAATCTATCGAATCGCTTTAGAAAAAGGCTTGTTATTAAGACCACTTGGAAATGTTCTTTATTTCATGCCGCCGTACGTGATTAAGACAGAAGAAATAGACAAAATGATTCAACTAGCAAGTGATAGTATACAAGAGTATTTTAAAAACAGCAGCGTAATGATGAGGTGCTTTTAA
- the bioD gene encoding dethiobiotin synthase translates to MLSNSQQGSLVKEHLNTYSFKEPASPHYAARLENAVIDERVILQQIDKLKAIYQYIICEGAGGLYVPLNEDFHFLKLIEQSRLPVILVARSSLGTINHTLLSIEALTNRNIQIRGIIFNRFTNTKLEIENIRTINKMTSIPSMIIPQLKNLADLKELEMNNIDELFERVGSL, encoded by the coding sequence ATTCTATCAAACTCACAGCAGGGTTCCCTAGTAAAAGAACATTTAAATACCTATTCTTTTAAAGAGCCGGCTTCTCCTCATTATGCAGCGAGGCTTGAGAATGCAGTGATTGATGAACGTGTGATATTGCAACAAATTGATAAATTGAAAGCTATTTATCAGTATATTATTTGTGAAGGAGCAGGCGGATTATATGTTCCACTAAATGAAGACTTTCATTTTCTAAAACTAATCGAACAATCGCGGTTACCTGTTATATTAGTTGCGAGAAGCTCGCTAGGCACGATCAATCATACGTTACTTTCTATCGAGGCACTTACTAATAGAAACATTCAAATTAGAGGAATCATCTTTAACAGGTTTACTAACACCAAGCTTGAGATTGAGAATATCCGAACGATTAATAAAATGACGAGTATACCGTCAATGATTATTCCGCAATTAAAAAATCTTGCTGACCTTAAAGAATTAGAAATGAACAATATCGATGAATTATTCGAAAGGGTGGGTAGCCTATGA
- the bioD gene encoding ATP-dependent dethiobiotin synthetase BioD — protein sequence MTNHFWVVGTDTEVGKTVVTTYLLRYFQEKGETLAYKPVQTGLVQEESRSYYADTEFYQTHSRVP from the coding sequence ATGACAAATCACTTTTGGGTTGTGGGGACTGATACAGAAGTTGGAAAAACAGTTGTAACTACTTATTTGTTACGATATTTTCAAGAAAAGGGGGAAACACTTGCTTACAAGCCTGTTCAAACAGGCCTCGTTCAGGAAGAATCTCGGTCATATTATGCTGACACTGAATTCTATCAAACTCACAGCAGGGTTCCCTAG
- a CDS encoding ferritin translates to MVREEVQQLINNLIQIEHISTTLYLAMSAYLDRKNYTGMAKWLRLQSDEERTHLLILIDYLSGKDGVVKLTEVPAQPTNFGTPLETFQRVLEHEQYVTNSYRQAYDYVKQIDPQTTVIVQDFLREQIDEEAQSLTIVERLKLAENNPSALLIIDQELGQRQNGPIAAG, encoded by the coding sequence GTGGTAAGAGAAGAAGTGCAACAGCTCATTAATAATCTAATTCAGATTGAACACATTTCTACGACTTTATATTTAGCTATGTCGGCATATTTGGATCGAAAGAACTATACGGGTATGGCAAAATGGTTAAGATTACAATCTGATGAAGAACGTACACATTTGTTGATTTTAATCGATTACTTATCTGGAAAAGATGGAGTAGTAAAATTGACTGAAGTACCAGCTCAGCCTACTAATTTTGGGACACCTTTAGAGACCTTCCAAAGAGTTCTTGAACATGAGCAATATGTTACAAACTCATATAGACAAGCGTATGATTATGTTAAACAAATTGATCCTCAAACAACAGTAATTGTTCAAGATTTTTTAAGAGAACAAATTGATGAAGAAGCACAATCATTAACCATTGTTGAACGTTTGAAATTAGCAGAAAATAATCCATCTGCCCTATTGATAATAGATCAAGAGCTTGGTCAAAGGCAAAATGGTCCCATAGCAGCGGGGTAA
- a CDS encoding endospore germination permease: MKTYKISSKQLFVLIFLFEVGSSIVVGLGFKAKQDAWLAILIALIGGILLYFLYYTLFKQYPTKTLVEYLEDLLGKYIGKVVAIIYCLYFFYLAGRVLRDFGDLIITTTLDNTPLMIVNMIVVLLVMYSNHLGLEVIARTGSIFFIILMTLASLFFVVAFIDQLPKYENLLPVLEKGWTPVLKAAFPLTLTFPFGEMIVFTMIFPFLNRQDQVLKVGLNALIFSGVLLMVTMTVILSILGPTIGSTTQFPLMEAIEKVNIANFIQRLDPVALGILIIGIFFKITIFYFAALFGFEKLFKIKKQKRKYLLLITGPALLVSSIYMAQGLTQHLKIGLEIVPYYVHLPLQVYMPLLLIFICLIKNRLKPKRT; the protein is encoded by the coding sequence ATAAAAACGTATAAAATCAGTTCAAAACAATTGTTTGTTCTTATTTTCCTATTTGAAGTTGGAAGTTCAATCGTTGTAGGTTTAGGGTTTAAGGCGAAGCAAGATGCATGGTTAGCAATATTAATAGCATTAATTGGGGGAATTCTTCTTTACTTTCTCTATTATACTTTATTTAAACAGTATCCAACTAAAACATTAGTAGAATATTTAGAGGATCTGTTAGGAAAGTATATTGGAAAAGTCGTTGCGATCATTTATTGTTTGTATTTCTTTTACCTGGCAGGAAGGGTGTTACGTGATTTTGGGGACTTAATCATTACAACAACGCTTGATAATACTCCGTTAATGATCGTTAATATGATCGTTGTCCTATTAGTCATGTATAGCAATCACTTGGGATTAGAGGTCATTGCGAGAACTGGAAGTATATTTTTCATCATCTTAATGACCTTGGCATCATTATTTTTCGTTGTTGCTTTTATAGATCAATTACCGAAATACGAAAATCTTCTTCCGGTACTAGAAAAAGGCTGGACCCCGGTTTTAAAAGCTGCATTTCCGTTAACTTTAACGTTTCCATTTGGAGAAATGATCGTTTTTACTATGATCTTTCCATTTTTAAATCGTCAAGATCAGGTACTCAAAGTAGGCTTAAATGCTTTAATATTCAGTGGTGTCTTACTTATGGTTACAATGACAGTGATTCTAAGTATTTTAGGTCCTACTATAGGAAGCACAACACAATTTCCGCTAATGGAGGCTATAGAAAAGGTAAATATAGCCAATTTTATACAACGGTTAGATCCTGTAGCTCTAGGTATTCTTATCATCGGAATCTTTTTTAAGATAACCATTTTTTATTTCGCTGCTTTATTTGGTTTTGAAAAATTATTTAAAATAAAAAAACAAAAACGAAAATATTTATTATTGATTACAGGACCTGCTCTTCTCGTCAGCTCTATTTATATGGCTCAAGGACTTACTCAACATCTAAAGATCGGACTAGAAATTGTTCCTTATTATGTACACTTACCACTTCAAGTATATATGCCTTTGTTACTTATCTTTATATGTTTAATCAAAAACAGACTGAAACCTAAAAGAACATGA
- a CDS encoding Ger(x)C family spore germination protein — protein sequence MVIAKNTTAENILSILTSIEKIPANNMVSSLETSEKTWAPSTAVTLDELIQVLVTEGKNPVLTGIEIIGDPKSGHTQQNLETIDPTAYLKYSGLAVIKNDKMVGWLNQEESKGYNFIMDNVKNTVSDVTCPKEGKFNFEIIRSKTEVKAMLENETPKIEISIKSEGNVGEVKCDIDLTKQQTITELEKAIEKDFINLVETAIKKVKEDYSTDIFGFGDAVHRADAKAWKTLKSDWNEKHFSDLEVSVKADVKIRRLGKITNSFINEIKE from the coding sequence ATTGTTATTGCTAAAAACACTACTGCTGAGAATATCTTATCAATTTTAACATCAATTGAAAAAATACCAGCAAATAATATGGTCTCTTCTCTCGAAACTTCAGAAAAAACATGGGCACCTTCAACTGCTGTTACGTTAGATGAACTTATACAAGTTTTGGTAACTGAAGGAAAAAATCCTGTTTTAACAGGAATAGAAATAATAGGAGATCCAAAAAGCGGTCATACTCAACAAAACCTTGAAACGATCGATCCAACTGCTTATCTTAAATATTCAGGATTGGCTGTAATTAAGAATGATAAAATGGTCGGTTGGTTAAATCAAGAAGAAAGCAAAGGATATAACTTCATTATGGATAACGTAAAAAATACAGTATCAGATGTGACATGTCCAAAAGAAGGGAAATTTAATTTTGAGATCATACGTTCAAAAACAGAAGTAAAAGCGATGCTAGAAAATGAAACACCAAAGATCGAAATCTCAATTAAATCCGAAGGAAATGTTGGAGAAGTAAAGTGTGATATTGATTTAACAAAACAACAAACAATTACCGAATTAGAAAAAGCAATTGAAAAGGATTTTATCAATCTAGTTGAAACGGCGATTAAAAAAGTTAAAGAAGACTACAGTACGGATATTTTTGGATTCGGTGATGCTGTTCATCGTGCCGATGCAAAAGCTTGGAAGACATTAAAAAGTGATTGGAATGAAAAACACTTTTCTGACCTTGAAGTTAGTGTAAAAGCAGATGTTAAAATTCGTAGATTAGGTAAAATTACTAATTCGTTTATAAACGAAATAAAGGAGTAA
- a CDS encoding spore germination protein, with amino-acid sequence MAFFQRFFKKKEQNFNQDQHKEEQQKTSLYASLEHNIKIIKEKIGKSDDVVIRNMKIGRGGDIQSGIIYTDGLVDTKEVNDFILESLMFDFNQDDVKSSNTDLLSILKESAVAAGDIHDLHDYETLFASLFSGHVIILIDGFSRGFTVGMSGGNDRSVAEPSQESVIRGPKEAFTENLRTNTALIRRKINSPDLWVESRKVGKVTQTQVSLMFIKGIVNEKVLKEVRERLNRINIDAILESNYIEELIQDKTFSPFPTMYNTERPDVIAAGLLEGRVAIIVSGTPFVLLVPSLFIEFFHAAEDHYQRWDFSTLIRFLRIISFFIALLAPSLFIAITTYHQEMIPTPLLISLAAQREGVPFPAFIEALLMEVTFEILREGGIRMPKSVGQAISIVGTLVIGTAAVEAGFISAAMVIIVAITAIASFVVPAHNMSISIRMIRFIIMGLAASFGLFGITVAFIALILHLCSLRSFGIPYMSPFGPFILKDQQDSLLRFPHWGLNTRPRLINQQNIKRDQSPSPKPPDK; translated from the coding sequence ATGGCGTTTTTTCAACGTTTCTTCAAAAAGAAAGAACAAAATTTTAATCAGGATCAACATAAGGAAGAACAGCAAAAGACCTCACTATATGCCTCGTTGGAGCACAATATAAAGATAATAAAAGAAAAGATAGGGAAAAGTGATGATGTTGTTATTAGGAACATGAAAATAGGGCGAGGTGGAGATATACAATCAGGAATTATCTATACAGATGGACTTGTAGATACTAAGGAAGTAAATGACTTTATTTTAGAATCTTTAATGTTTGATTTTAATCAAGATGATGTCAAATCTTCCAACACTGATTTGCTGAGTATTTTAAAAGAATCAGCTGTTGCAGCTGGAGACATTCATGATCTTCATGATTATGAGACGCTTTTTGCTTCTCTATTTTCTGGACATGTTATTATTCTCATCGATGGATTTTCAAGAGGCTTTACTGTTGGAATGAGTGGTGGGAATGATAGGAGTGTAGCAGAACCTAGTCAAGAATCGGTTATAAGAGGGCCAAAGGAGGCCTTTACGGAAAATCTACGAACTAATACTGCATTGATTCGTCGTAAGATTAATAGCCCGGATCTTTGGGTAGAGTCAAGAAAAGTTGGAAAAGTAACTCAAACACAAGTGTCGCTTATGTTTATTAAAGGAATTGTAAACGAAAAAGTGTTAAAAGAGGTACGGGAACGCCTTAATCGAATAAACATTGATGCTATTCTTGAAAGTAATTATATTGAGGAATTGATACAAGATAAAACCTTTTCTCCATTTCCAACGATGTATAACACGGAAAGACCTGATGTAATTGCAGCCGGACTATTGGAGGGTCGTGTAGCAATTATAGTAAGTGGAACACCTTTTGTCCTTTTGGTGCCTTCATTATTTATTGAGTTCTTTCATGCAGCAGAGGATCATTACCAACGTTGGGACTTTAGTACACTTATTCGTTTTCTCAGAATCATCAGTTTCTTTATTGCTTTATTAGCTCCATCGTTATTTATTGCCATTACAACTTATCATCAAGAAATGATTCCAACACCACTTCTTATTAGTTTAGCTGCACAAAGAGAGGGAGTTCCATTTCCTGCTTTTATTGAAGCATTGTTAATGGAAGTTACGTTTGAAATACTCCGAGAAGGTGGCATAAGGATGCCGAAGTCAGTTGGACAGGCTATTTCAATTGTAGGTACGTTAGTAATCGGAACAGCTGCTGTCGAAGCAGGATTTATTTCAGCTGCAATGGTTATTATTGTAGCAATAACAGCAATAGCTAGTTTTGTTGTTCCTGCCCATAATATGAGTATTTCCATTAGAATGATTCGCTTTATTATTATGGGGCTTGCTGCATCTTTTGGATTGTTTGGGATAACAGTGGCATTTATTGCACTTATTTTACATTTATGTAGCTTGCGATCATTCGGAATTCCATATATGAGTCCTTTTGGACCATTCATTCTTAAAGATCAACAAGATTCATTGCTTAGATTTCCACATTGGGGATTAAATACACGCCCTCGTTTAATTAATCAGCAAAATATAAAACGCGATCAAAGTCCTTCTCCAAAACCACCAGATAAATAA
- a CDS encoding GerAB/ArcD/ProY family transporter has protein sequence MNFRSQQISVHQFTVLVIIYVIGDAILILPSMIAYEAKKDAWLAAIFSLVIGMFFVWLIFLVSRLYPDLTIIESNKKVMGKFLGSLVSIMYLSYSFIYAAVALREVGDFLTTEMLPDTPIEAIHILFVIIVIMATRLGNFCTLC, from the coding sequence ATGAATTTTAGAAGTCAACAAATTAGTGTTCACCAATTTACGGTTTTAGTTATTATTTATGTAATCGGAGATGCCATTTTAATTTTGCCCTCTATGATTGCGTACGAAGCGAAAAAGGACGCATGGTTAGCAGCTATTTTCAGTTTGGTTATTGGTATGTTTTTTGTTTGGCTGATTTTTCTTGTTAGTAGACTTTATCCCGACTTAACGATTATTGAATCTAACAAAAAGGTGATGGGGAAGTTTTTAGGTAGCTTAGTATCTATCATGTATTTATCTTATTCATTTATATATGCAGCGGTTGCTTTAAGAGAAGTTGGTGATTTCTTAACAACAGAAATGTTACCTGACACCCCTATTGAGGCCATCCATATCCTATTTGTGATCATTGTCATTATGGCAACTCGACTTGGAAACTTTTGCACGTTGTGTTGA